Proteins from a single region of Pirellulales bacterium:
- a CDS encoding glycosyltransferase family 2 protein gives MPVRNEEGNLPRAYDEVSAVMAGLPYDYEVILIDNDSGDRTGLIAADLCNRDVRWRYVKFSRNFTVEASLAAGYRFTRGDAAIVLFGDLQDPPTLIQEFLQKWEAGHEIVYGVIRHRTGDPLWKAWSARMLYRVVNYLSDVDIPNNATDFRLLSRRAIDALNQLGERNRYIRGFSHWIGFKQCPIVYDRRPRTAGKSKAPFFYLLNLAANAITCFSIKPLQLFSLFGFLTLGVTIVVALGYVATYFLGGTVPGLTTIYVLLLAILGVMLVGFGTLGEYIGRIYIETKHRPLFIVERTINMPDAGARVEPLLSDGAPAMERRAA, from the coding sequence ATGCCGGTGCGGAATGAGGAGGGGAATCTTCCACGGGCCTACGACGAAGTCTCTGCCGTCATGGCCGGGCTGCCGTATGACTATGAAGTGATCCTCATCGACAACGACAGCGGCGACCGCACTGGGCTGATCGCGGCCGATCTATGCAATCGCGACGTCCGTTGGCGATATGTCAAGTTCAGCCGGAACTTCACGGTAGAGGCTTCGCTGGCCGCCGGTTATCGATTCACTCGAGGGGACGCGGCCATCGTGCTGTTCGGCGATCTTCAGGATCCGCCGACGCTGATCCAGGAGTTTCTCCAGAAATGGGAAGCGGGACACGAGATCGTTTACGGCGTGATTCGCCATCGCACGGGCGATCCGCTTTGGAAAGCGTGGTCGGCGCGGATGCTCTACCGCGTGGTGAATTATCTTTCAGACGTCGATATTCCGAACAACGCCACCGATTTCCGACTGCTGTCGCGGCGAGCGATCGACGCGCTCAATCAGCTTGGCGAGCGCAACCGCTACATCCGCGGCTTCTCGCACTGGATCGGCTTCAAGCAGTGCCCGATCGTCTACGACCGCCGACCAAGAACGGCGGGTAAGAGCAAGGCGCCCTTCTTCTACCTGCTCAATCTAGCGGCCAACGCAATTACTTGCTTTTCGATCAAGCCGCTTCAGCTTTTTTCGCTATTCGGATTCCTGACACTTGGCGTGACGATCGTCGTGGCACTCGGTTACGTCGCCACCTATTTTCTCGGCGGCACGGTCCCCGGACTGACGACGATCTACGTGCTGCTCTTGGCGATCCTGGGTGTGATGCTCGTCGGCTTCGGAACGCTCGGCGAATACATCGGCCGGATCTACATCGAAACGAAACACCGCCCGCTGTTCATCGTCGAGCGAACGATCAATATGCCCGACGCGGGCGCACGCGTTGAGCCGCTCTTGTCCGATGGAGCACCGGCTATGGAGCGCCGCGCCGCGTAG